From the genome of Monomorium pharaonis isolate MP-MQ-018 chromosome 1, ASM1337386v2, whole genome shotgun sequence:
AAATAGCAAATATGGGAAGAAAGGAAGTCGGTTCAGGAAAAggaaacattgtttaaaatgaGTAGATAGCcatctgaaaaaaaatatgtatcctGTTGTTTGTTTAGActctttttttacgaaaattatttCGGATATTagtcttttattataatataaaaaggttTAATATCTAAAACATGACATCATTTCAATTCATTGTGTTTTCTTCAACACGCCTACTAAGATACTAGAGATTACATCTTTCTTATTTacttttcatgtttttttttattctggtcaataattttctcttttgttgACCCACATATGAACACTCACAATCTTTGCAGTCAATTTTGCAAACTACATCACATTGAGAGAGTTTTGTATGATATCTTTCCCTTTTTCGatgaacatttttaacaaattgagAATGGAGAACCTATCCtacagttaaatttttgattgaatacatttaatttttccgagatgttttttatataaggaATCACAGAATTTGTATCATTGTTATCGTCTGAGTCCTCTGTAGCTACTGTTTTttcattgttaatttttgaGATGAACTAATAGTTGAGAAAATGAAATCAAGTGGATAGttattttccaataaattatcaatcattttttccaaatttttttcctgAAATTTGAAATGTGATAATTTAAGGATTAAATTGTCTTGTCTAACAATCCATAAATGAAACCTTTTTGCCAATGAATGGTGAGAGTGAAAGTTGATGTACCTTCCTGAAAAGGGAAGTTTCTTGTATAAGTCCAGTATGTTTGAGTCATTCTGTTTAATGAGAGTAACATTGAGAACATTTAGTATATTCTCGTTTTCCACTTCACAAATGAATTTTAAACGTTCTGATAATGAATtgaaagtatttaatatattttgttcacTCTTTGGAAAGGATAAGATGATGTTATCTACATATCTATAACATAAAGGAATGCTGAAGACAGACTGCAAGAAAGACTGTTTATGGCTTTTTCttctaaatcttttattacaaaatctgctaaaattgggatctgaaaaaaatttgaaaaattaagaatttgttCTATCTccaaaatataacatataataaattgtaaaccAAGTTCTCTTCTTGACTGTATAGCTGAAGtgaataaagtattattattaacatataataaattaatcaaagaaacaaaaaaattgactttaaTGAAGATTGACTGGTTAATTGACTGGttaatgaagaaaaataaattataaaaaaacaatgtcaATTAAACCAATAAAGGATTATTGTTCAGCCTCCCATTAAGTAATTACAACACAAAAAATGTAGTatcaaatacaaatattacaaaccAAAAACATATAACAAACACGCAAAATTTACATCTtgattgcatttttattgatcTCAAAAAGTTCAAGTTTAACATTCCGCTTGACacactatatgaaaattggtATATCAATCTGAGTGGTTATGACATTCCTAATAAATGCAAGTTTCTTTTACAACTATAGATGAAAAATTTGgattacttatattaaaatcgaatatcaataaaagtacaatcgaatttataaaatatatagacgCAAACATAATTAGATTCAAGATTAATTTCCATGATGCCATACGTAACCAATCAattgcatatataaataaattatttcaccaAAACTCTTCTTTTAATCGACATGAACATTTAATACATTGGTTCAACATcacaaaaagatttataataaatcacaaagaaattttacttataaaagcGGACAAAGGCAATGTCGTAATTGCCTTAAATAGAAGAAATGAATTCCTTGTTATCCGACAATTCTACATATCGAATAATCAACTTTGATCCCACAAAAACCACGATAAAAGATTTGAGAaccattttacaaaattggaaaagcaataaattaattgaccAAAACGTACTCATACAAACTATGTCAGTGACACAATACTGCCAATAGCATGGTCttctaaaaattcattaaaaaaaagattatccACTTAGAATCATAATTGCTTCGATTAAGATTGCTCTCTTTCCATTTGCTGAGTTTGTTGAGGAAATCTTATCAAAGAGTGAACCGGAgtcttttaacattaaaaatagcgtttattttaaaattaattaattttctaaattctatttagttttatttcttaaacagtTTAGCGAGAACTATTcagtgattttatatataaatatatagatatctgtacttacgattatttgaacttgtaaatttttatattatattaagagattaatattatattaagagttatatttttaagaaaaaatagtattgttttgataatttgttaatctcttaagttaaatataaattttataatagtaaatattagatgtgttaagaattataattttaaacagtttgttgttttgttttagtatttttttaaaataaagatctacaattgtttttaataaatttatttcatataagttattttatataagtgaTATTTTGTTTCCATGAAATATAAATGCTATTCGACTTATgactaattttattcataatctCTGAACGTAACGTTGTCGCAAGTAGAGAGCATGCGTGCGCgtatattattagttttatttaatttaaattaagatgaTACTTGTGTTTTTCAGGGAGAACAATGTCATCAGTTATGTAATAATCTTGCAAAAGATTGCGTTATGCTTGCAGCAGATGTAATGTTCATAAAAGCTGTACAATTTAGTAAAGAAGGTAAACCAAAAGAGGCGGCAAAACTATTAATCGAACATGCAATTGACGAAAAGGAATTGCCTATGAAATTGGCTAGTATTCAACTACTTTTAAGTCATGACGAAAGAAAAGATGCAATTGCTATTCTCGAGAACTTAAACGaaaaggataaatttttacctGGAATAGTTAGCGCGCTCGTTACACTTTATTTAGCTGATAACGACCGGAATAGAGCATCAACCACTCTAAAAAACGCAGTTGCTTATTATAAAGAGAACAAAGTATACgagtatatgtattatattttttataacgtttttttatgttacataattaagttatatgaaaaatttctcTTCAGGAAGCTACTGAAAATTTGAAGGAATTGTGGAGGCAGGCTGCTAATTTTTACTTACGCGGTGGAGAACTCAAAGTTGCTGCTGATATTCTACAAGAATTAGTAGATGCCTCGCCGTCTGATATCAAGACTTTAGCTCAATTAGTAATAGCTTATGTACAGTTCTGTCCTAGTAAAGCACAGTTATTATCCAAAAGATTACCACCGCTTCATGATCTTGTAGAAACTATCGACATTGACGCATTAGAAAGTAGCAATTGGCTTATCGGAACtaaagtaatgaaaaaaaagattgaacCTTCGCCTgggtaaatatttcaattattttatttcacttgataaaagttatatgtttttatttgttactaGCAAACCAATATCAGATGTAATTCAAAAGAAGCACAAGAAACGCAAACGCAGAGGTAAGCTACCCAAGAACCATGATCCAAATGTTATGCCAGATCCGGAACGATGGTTACCAAGACACGAACGTAGTGGATTCCGCAAAAAACGAGACAGAAGGAACAGAGATACCGCTATGAAAGGCACGCAAGGAGCCGCTACAGGATCTAGTGATCTTTAGTACGCATACtcttatatacgtatacaggGTGATTTATGTAAATGTGAAGAtcacaaataacaaaatataaattttatgaaaaaaatgtttcaaataaaagttgtatagTTTGAAGGAGGACAAACAATGATAAcccaatttttcaaaaattgaaattacacaaagatcattttattttttttaaatagcattatataacttttacataatgtgattttaattatgtatataaaaatattaaagtataattgCTCCTAAAATTTGTggtttatgaaatattttatattgaaatatatattttttttctcaccaTAACAAGCCAATATCACATATAATTCAAAAGAAGccaaaaaacataaaatcaaACTACTTAAAAACTATGATTTAAATCACCTTTTATAtactgttttattataaacatacaataaattattttataaatgtacaataaattaacatattaaaataatgtatttttattttatagcgaCATCACTAAAATGCCTGCAAATGCTAAACCTTCTCCAAATCCTCGTCACAGTTCTGCAGTGGAAACTTCTGGCCCACGTCAGCAACAACGTAAAGttcaacaaaaaaagaaaagaaaaggtaGCAAGTGGTAACAATTGTCATTCTTCTAAACTCATggtcttttaatataaaataaattaaattgcataatctgtattgaaaaaaaattgttatcaaaataatacaaattgaaaaaatcaaATGGATTTGCtaacatataattgtattttgagaaaaatgtaaaacgtaATACtgccatttaaaaaaatatacatattgtataatataaatgtaataataataataataataataataataataataataataataataataataagaaataataataatgataataataacaacaacaTTGTCTACACACTGTATGTGCATATTTTGATAAGAAAATATGTTTACAATCTTTCATCGTTTATACATATGTCAATTTATCGTTCATAAATCTAATGAACCTTTAAAAAAAGTCATCTGATTTGGagtatcaaaaaaattaacaatttttaaaggaatttccttagaaaaaagttatagcTGTCAATTTCAtgtttacagaaatattttattcatattttaaaatatattgtgaatttttatataatgtataaaataatcgagAAGCAGCATAAGCAAGCAGATATTTACATTCTTGTCCAATTTGCAGAACTAAAAGTAATCGTCTGAAGTAAAGTCTggtaatttgtaattaataatgttccCTGTGGATTCTGGAGGGGGAGGGGTTAActcttttcaattaaaagaaatcaatCTTATTAGatccatttaaaaaatttaggtaAAATGATGCAGGTCGATTAACGCGGGTGGATCAAATTCCTATGCATAGGATTCACTGTGTCCACGATGTTcagcgaaaaattttattaacccccccctccctcttaTCCCATTACCAGATCCGCTAGTGATAATGATAAACTTATACTACAaacctaataaaattataaaaattgcaattcggtaaaattacacttataaaaaagttttttatacttttgtttttttaactaattgttaaaaaatatttttaaaatttatctttttagatttattgtataatttgtgtattaatagttataattgATGTATTAACCCTAATCCTACATCTGGAATAGAATTAACCTTATTGGTTTTTGACTTGTTTTAGACTTAGTTTTTTGCTTAgcttcatgaatttttttttcactattttaaaatttaaattgccccaaaataacttttggacattatttttagaagtttcaaaaatgttaaatttttttgagcaaaatgtttgataatatACGATGAGTAATTCAcattgtgtaataatttaaagaggCTGCAATGTATTACAGCCCTTGTGTAGAATAccgaattatttgatattaatatattattttgaatgtgTAGGATTAGGATAATAGCGTAAGTTAATGCGTCAAGCGTTGTTTCTGAACCATGTCAATAAAGTAAACacgtgtttaaaatttttaagttttcaaatattttttgacataAACTTTTAATCGATAATTCCTTATAAAAGAGtttatatcatgttttttataaaaattattgataaataaagtaaaacttGTAGTCGACGCAACTggtcaaatttattaaaatttaacggTTACGACGTTTCGGCCCTCGCTTTGAGCCCTTTTCAAGTACAGATCAATCCactataaatttgtaattcgtGTCAGCGAATTATGATTTAAACTATAAACAAAAACCGAACGATTGAGGCAAAATACTTAAATTCTATACGTGCAATTAGACAAGCTCACAACTTACGTGTTGATACATATATACGAACTCAGTGTCCAGTCAAAAtcattataatgtatataaaaaatgtaaattttaaaaaattattgatccTAACTTTAATTATCGTTGTCCATAATAGACTGTCCTTTATTCTTATGACGCTGATTGTCGCATCAAGGTGCAGTCACATGGGGCCAGCGTATAGCGTACCGGCATATggcgtaaaaaaattagaccAACACGAATCACAAGGTTTACGCTCGTTTTGTTAGCACAGACATCGACTGTTCCATGGGGCGTATTTACGCCAGCGTTATATATAACGCTGGcgtaaatataatcaataaaccaattaaaaaatccattttgaaaataagcTTTGCATAAGACATTGGGATTGGCTTATTAATCCTTACACCGACCTTAAATACGCACTATGGGACAGTCGATGTCTGTGTTAACAAAACAGACGTAAACCTTGTGATTGGTCCAATTCCTTTACGCCATACACCGGTACGCTGTACGCTGGTCCCATGTGACTGCACCTTCAGAAACTGTATTACATTTTGGACTTTAAGTACGAACTTCTACGATCCCTGTAACTTTTAAAATGCATGATTCTGTCTATTAAATATGTTGACTGACAAAAACATCGCAATTGGGATCATTTTTAGACCACTACGAAAGTGTTCACACTTTTACACTGCATACTTTCAACGTATTTAtatacactggaaccccgcaTTAGCGTACTCCACGTTAGCGGAAGctatcccctccatatgcactcggcccacatgagtagcgtgtgtggaggatagcaatgagcaatgcagtcgcgtatttcacggagtgggagtgaaaccaagcaataggagataaccccgcgttagcggatcaaagccccgaacagtccgctaacgcggggttccagtgtacATGTTgtgaatgtttaaaaatagcaCGACCTACTTAAAATTTTGGAAACATCTACAAACTATCCTAAccctttatattttaagtataagcAAATTCAGATATATCATCATCAaaagacacggtagtgtctcgcGCCATGTAAAGTAGTAGCAGCACAAGACACCAACATATATTAGTTGgcaaatgaattaaaaattattaaaaattatcttatccAATCATTTGgaaatatttggaaaaaactttttagagTTTAGAAAATCATAGAATAatcacaattaattataaaattgattaaacacGTAGTTAGCAGAAAgtgtctaaaaaaaatttttttttaattcaatcgcTCCTGAATTATTTGGATAAAGtatcgatataatttttattatttgggAAACAACcctattctaataaaaattaattaaaggtcaatattttgttttaatgtcTGCACTATAGTGCAATAAAGTGTAAATACTTTTCTCTACTCTCCAATCcattttggaataaaatttgatcattctaattgtttataacgaTTCTCAAACAGTTAGAATTAATgatcgaaaataaaaaatattaaggtcGTCTGCTAAATGATCGGAACTGATTTACTGAATGCACCTATTCACGGGCAATGTACAACGTTTTGTTGGGTGTCATCTGCCATTCGGTGCATGGTTTTATCTACGTTCGTCTATCGCTATTTTATTAGGTATTCTCCTTATTTCatcgaaaattatatattcggAAGCATTGAATACAGTACAATAACAGGTAATTAAGCTATCATACCGACGAGATGTAACGATTACGAATATGCTCCGCGGCCAGAAGCGCATGCTCTATCTAGCACAAGTCGTGCAAAAAATgcgcgaatttcaaatgtctataatatacgtatttttaagaGCATCTCATTTTGCGTGGAAGTCGCAAACCATGTGATGCCAAGATTGTTcgcgcacgcgcacgcacgcacgcacgcacgcacgcacgcacgcacgcacacacacacacacacacacacacacacacacacacacacacacacacacacacacacacacacacacacacacacgggactgttccgattgcgcacataaacaattggacacagtcgcgattggacacggacttgattggacacagacctgACTGGAcatggacccgattgcacaccgacccgattgcatgcggacccgattgcgcaccgacccgattgcacacgactcgtttgcacacggacccgattagACACAGACCTTTGAGTATATACATAGAGGAGGAATACCAGCACTGAAAGTgagtccaagatctgtgcgagagagaaaggtatatcatgatacttgccctctctgcgcatgcttaaatgtaatatagacGCTATAAGTTCCAATGGCTGGCATTGTGTATGttttcacacacatacaattcaTACATTAAGTACAGAACAGTACAGAAGTACACAAAAAGTGTTAAAACTGCGGTGCAGGTAATGATAttgacgcatgcgcagagagagcaagtatcacgatatacctttctctctcgcacagatcttggacacacttttgGTCTACATAAAACAAAGCAATTTCttctccatgtatatatactcaaagacacaaacccgattggacacagtctcgattgcacacggacccgattgcacacgatacgattccgcattgcagatagtacatgggttagcgacttgaacggggtgggtgcgggaggggagCAAAGCCCCCCCTTGCACTTccctcgtgtgtgtgtgtgcacaaagcattttctgcaccacataggtttgcgactataaaatatgtataagaaagaaaaatattataataaatattttgtacgtatttttatgtctgagtttgccaagtataaaaaaattataaatatttatgaaaatattaaaaataaatatttatgctattataatccaaaaatataaaaaatatttcgagtttatataccataaatatttttcagtacattttaaaaatatattttatagattgttaataataatttttgtattatttccaaacaatttatgaaaaacaattatataacttttaaaaaatgttttttaaaaataaatttgtaaaatatttataaaaatttatgctaaattttctgtgctatctaggttgtttttgcattattctgcaatgcggaatcgtatcgtgtgcaaacgggtcggtacGCAATCGGAtctgtgtgcaaacgggtccgtgtgcaaatggatcgtgcgcaatcgggtctgtgtgcaatcgggtccgtgtggaAACGGGTCCGTGTGGAAACGGGTCCGTGTGgaaacgggtcgtgtgcaatcgggtcggtgtgcaaacgggtccgTGTACAATCGGGTTGGTATGCAATcaagtccgtgtgcaatcgggtccgtgtccaatcgggtctgtgtccaatcgagtccgtgtccaatcgggtctgtgtccaatcaggAAATACTAcctgtccaatcgcttatgtgcgcaaacGGACCTCACCCcccacccacacacacacacatagcacacacacacgaggggGAAAAAGTGCAAGAGGGGTCTTCgaccccctcccgcacccacctcGTCCAAGTTGCAACCCATGTACGTTGGGTGCGTTTGAGAATACATTTAGTTGGCATTGGGAAAAAAAGTTGGCAATATTGTTAATTCCCAGTGCTGCGTTTCATGTCTCCCAACTGACAAGAGACTAAAGCAAATTGAATTACTTGTAGTGCTGAAAGaggtatataaataattattaaacattctaATAATAGTGCCAATACATTGTTTAACGTCAAATTTACGTATAACTCATATGCAAgtcatatacaaatatatttttacttattattttatatttgagtataacataaatatgtaCTTACAGGTCCTTTTTTGCTACATTGCTATTGAACAATCAATATATCATCCTAGAAGAATGTATTTTACTTGTTTACATCCTCAAGTAATGACTCTTCTACAGACAACGATGACAATAATGAAgcattgcaaaatattttattcgataaAGATGAAAACAATAGAAATGAAAGAAGAATAGtaccaaaaattaataattatataaagcatGTTGTTGTAAGATATacaaatatagaatttaaatcaCATTTCAAGTTAGTCATgtcatttaattgtaatttcatattattactaAGGTTGGGTAGCAACGCCGTTACCGTTTtcgttacttttatatatctgtaacggtaacggtaacgtcgttacatttttacagtaaCGAACTCAGCCGATACTTTTATCGTTACTTTAGTTTCCAATTATCCTTTATATCTGTTCAATAGATCGAGCGCTGATAACGCGCATTATTCTTGATTGGATAACAATATTCCGATATAGGGGGCTGAAGTCAATGTCACATGAGAATGCCTTGTTGAAATATCCTGTTAATGCAATGCGTGAACcttttattttgagatttaaaaTTCGACTCTAGACAGTCGTCTTCAATACGGAAATACACTtactcgaaaaaaaagcggtacacctaaaatttgtcaaaaaatcactaacttccaatgacgataactacgcgagtaataaagatagaaaggtttctaaaaaaagaaattaaagcttcaaatgtctactttaagaattgatttagtaaaattttgcgtaataatttttttcaaaatggcgtatgacaaagcgagagcatgcgaaattgaaaaatattggtccgagtttgcgacgatccatggcgtgaggcaagtatcgcaacttaatgggataaaaagcatgcgatagtacagagttttcccttcaaaatacttttttactcttctcgatacgataatttttcgctgagatatgcgcatttaaagtaaaaaactgcctttttattcaaattcttaagtaatttattcaattcttaaagtaaacatttgaagctttaatttctctttttagaaacctttttatctttattactcgcgtagttatcgtcattggaagtttagtgattttttgacaaattttaagtgtaccgcttttttttcgactgAGTGTACATACAATGTATAAAGTTTATACATTGTATGTACACTCAGTCGAAAAAAAGCGGTtcacctaaaatttgtcaaaaaatcactaaataTCTCACTTTATACTATAAACTATCTGTCAGATTATAGGTTACGTgcaataaatgcaattataaaatatttattttcatattttataatatattttaaatatatgtttgaaaaatattctttaccTTATTAGTCTAGAAAAATTAGACTTTTTgggagaaaaaattattcacagcgcaagaaaattttttaatcacgcgaatggaccaggcatatctatcgtagaacgctcctgacacaaggccacgcgcgcgatcggcggctcggccgtcgagcCTAGAGCGATAGTAGAGGTATAGCAGGcggtgcctcaggaatcgaggcgaaatgtgcaactaattccgagcactgatttatacgtatttaacgcgtgaaataaataatttaaaaaagaaaaaaattaattagaacgttCATTCGAggagatataagaaaatagtTTAGCTCGTTAATCTCGTCTCGTTGAGATAGcccagtttaaaaaaaaaatcgtcttGGACGCTTTGTTCCCGAGATATTAACGATTGAAGTAATTTGAACGCGCCAGATCAATTTTGTACGCGGTCGCCTGGCCACGCGCTAGCAGGCGaaatgcgtgcgcgcg
Proteins encoded in this window:
- the LOC105834403 gene encoding signal recognition particle subunit SRP72 isoform X1 codes for the protein MASKESNISVLYMELNKLGQNGEYERALKTANRILGISQDEEMAFYCKIICYIQLSKFNEALQLIVKTPKLATNLEFEKGYCLYRLNQVYEALKVIENVQNLSLKMKELKAQILYRLERYEECFAVYREIIKNSNDEYEEERETNLAAVLTNLAIENSDLEVPSLREHTYELTYNTACHLLAQGSRDDIIEAEKKLRIAEKMCKEGLEEDGASEEEIENELGIIRVQLGYCLQLQNREKEAHTLYSVALKAKPDDIALVAVASNNLVCLNKDQNVFDSKKRMKSATQESLEHKLTSKQRRNIAYNQCLLAFYTDQGEQCHQLCNNLAKDCVMLAADVMFIKAVQFSKEGKPKEAAKLLIEHAIDEKELPMKLASIQLLLSHDERKDAIAILENLNEKDKFLPGIVSALVTLYLADNDRNRASTTLKNAVAYYKENKEATENLKELWRQAANFYLRGGELKVAADILQELVDASPSDIKTLAQLVIAYVQFCPSKAQLLSKRLPPLHDLVETIDIDALESSNWLIGTKVMKKKIEPSPGKPISDVIQKKHKKRKRRGKLPKNHDPNVMPDPERWLPRHERSGFRKKRDRRNRDTAMKGTQGAATGSSDLYDITKMPANAKPSPNPRHSSAVETSGPRQQQRKVQQKKKRKGSKW
- the LOC105834403 gene encoding signal recognition particle subunit SRP72 isoform X2, coding for MAFYCKIICYIQLSKFNEALQLIVKTPKLATNLEFEKGYCLYRLNQVYEALKVIENVQNLSLKMKELKAQILYRLERYEECFAVYREIIKNSNDEYEEERETNLAAVLTNLAIENSDLEVPSLREHTYELTYNTACHLLAQGSRDDIIEAEKKLRIAEKMCKEGLEEDGASEEEIENELGIIRVQLGYCLQLQNREKEAHTLYSVALKAKPDDIALVAVASNNLVCLNKDQNVFDSKKRMKSATQESLEHKLTSKQRRNIAYNQCLLAFYTDQGEQCHQLCNNLAKDCVMLAADVMFIKAVQFSKEGKPKEAAKLLIEHAIDEKELPMKLASIQLLLSHDERKDAIAILENLNEKDKFLPGIVSALVTLYLADNDRNRASTTLKNAVAYYKENKEATENLKELWRQAANFYLRGGELKVAADILQELVDASPSDIKTLAQLVIAYVQFCPSKAQLLSKRLPPLHDLVETIDIDALESSNWLIGTKVMKKKIEPSPGKPISDVIQKKHKKRKRRGKLPKNHDPNVMPDPERWLPRHERSGFRKKRDRRNRDTAMKGTQGAATGSSDLYDITKMPANAKPSPNPRHSSAVETSGPRQQQRKVQQKKKRKGSKW